The following coding sequences lie in one Pseudomonas syringae CC1557 genomic window:
- a CDS encoding J domain-containing protein: MNCWSILGLDAPSDLRSIKRRYAALLKQHRPDEDPAGFQRLRDAYEQALSWTAEVEEQLTEQPSPLLAPAPELSTWAEALSTSTLDRRKADALLEGVTVENLDQRLEEARAMQCEQAFEEGLLEHCQSGTVDACELAERAVEHFKWLSAWQRNDLSLHATHTVLNNLLRNTEQQLAAALNSGDTTSFTRLCQHLDKTAWMQTLDRRMWLNKYLARLLSNAEAWSSPIFDAVCKLQGWKEPGSRTLCPEPFWSQLLARSRQAMFLEEQLRMATQKIDSTGSRAARMLFLPMSENARVSLAARFTPADWQACESLANAVERHYPGLASNVPGEDLYFWRPLRRKTSFWALPFAILGAASVSAWDGYYRLGSDPAETMTALLLIMGALGLLAGLLYVGCQLVGAFAWRLDELITQRVGHWLTLRRPVPLLLRESTVSWLPAVPAYMIGGWKALLVYGSVLAIAAVRTRIAWPEWLKGRFSTAPGSLTRELLIGTMTGLAVSLLFIAGTVINYRPLQENQGLQAWPKRLCAALLDTRQSCQPPSHQQWYAPSSSLEADHDQ, encoded by the coding sequence GTGAATTGCTGGTCCATTCTGGGGCTCGACGCCCCTTCTGACCTGCGCAGTATCAAACGCCGTTATGCTGCGCTGCTCAAACAGCACCGACCGGACGAAGATCCGGCAGGCTTTCAGCGTCTGCGTGATGCCTACGAGCAGGCACTGAGCTGGACTGCCGAAGTCGAGGAGCAGCTGACAGAACAGCCAAGCCCTTTGCTTGCGCCCGCTCCCGAGCTATCGACGTGGGCCGAGGCGCTCAGCACGTCAACTCTTGATCGTCGAAAGGCTGATGCGCTGCTCGAAGGTGTCACGGTCGAGAATCTTGACCAGCGACTGGAAGAAGCCCGAGCCATGCAGTGCGAGCAGGCGTTCGAAGAAGGCCTGCTTGAACACTGCCAGTCAGGCACCGTCGATGCCTGCGAACTGGCAGAGCGCGCCGTTGAGCACTTCAAATGGCTGAGCGCGTGGCAGCGTAACGATCTGTCCCTGCATGCAACGCACACTGTTCTGAATAACCTGTTACGCAACACCGAACAGCAGTTGGCGGCGGCGCTGAACAGTGGCGATACCACCTCCTTTACCCGTCTGTGCCAACACCTCGACAAAACGGCGTGGATGCAGACGCTGGATCGGCGCATGTGGCTCAACAAATACCTCGCTCGATTGCTGTCCAACGCTGAAGCCTGGTCCAGTCCCATCTTCGACGCAGTGTGCAAGCTGCAAGGCTGGAAAGAACCCGGCAGCCGCACATTGTGTCCAGAGCCTTTCTGGAGTCAGTTGCTGGCCCGCAGCCGACAGGCCATGTTTCTGGAAGAGCAGTTGCGTATGGCCACGCAGAAAATCGACAGTACTGGCTCACGTGCAGCCCGCATGCTGTTTCTGCCCATGAGCGAAAATGCTCGCGTTTCGCTGGCCGCGCGCTTTACCCCGGCTGACTGGCAAGCCTGTGAGTCGCTGGCCAATGCCGTAGAGCGACATTACCCGGGCCTGGCGAGTAACGTGCCCGGTGAAGATCTGTACTTCTGGCGTCCGCTGCGTCGCAAGACGTCGTTCTGGGCGTTGCCGTTCGCAATCCTGGGCGCAGCGTCCGTCAGCGCATGGGACGGCTATTACCGCCTGGGAAGTGATCCGGCCGAGACAATGACCGCCCTGTTGCTGATCATGGGTGCGCTTGGCCTGCTGGCAGGTTTGCTCTACGTCGGCTGCCAGCTAGTCGGCGCCTTTGCGTGGCGTCTTGACGAGCTAATCACCCAGCGTGTTGGCCACTGGCTTACGCTGCGTCGTCCGGTCCCGTTGCTGTTACGAGAAAGCACGGTCAGTTGGCTGCCTGCCGTACCGGCATACATGATCGGCGGATGGAAAGCACTGCTGGTGTACGGCAGCGTGCTTGCAATAGCCGCTGTCAGGACCCGCATTGCCTGGCCGGAATGGCTGAAAGGGAGATTTTCAACCGCTCCTGGCTCGCTGACCAGAGAGCTGTTGATCGGCACAATGACCGGGCTGGCGGTGTCGTTGCTGTTCATCGCCGGCACCGTCATCAACTACCGCCCCTTGCAGGAGAATCAGGGCCTGCAGGCATGGCCGAAGAGACTGTGCGCGGCCCTACTCGATACACGCCAATCCTGTCAGCCTCCCTCTCATCAGCAGTGGTATGCACCTTCGTCATCGCTGGAGGCTGACCATGATCAGTAA
- a CDS encoding glucarate dehydratase family protein encodes MKITRVTVTPIAFRDPPLLNASGIHEPFALRSIIEVETDNGYIGLGESYGDAPALAIQQQVQNQLLGLDPFNLNQLRSIVQATVAAHKPASLAGAELAPGSHASKAVSNAYSAFEVAFLDVQARSMNMPLVDLLGGAIREQIPFSAYLFFKYAQHADAPYKPDSWGEALNEEQIVAQARRMIDTYGFKSIKLKAGALRPEHEVSCIKALKKAFPGYPLRIDPNGNWSLETSIRMAELLGDDLQYYEDPTPGLDGMSELHKRTGLPLATNMVVTDFDEFRRSVALDSVQIVLADHHYWGGLRDTQVLAKMCDTFGVGVSMHSNSHLGISLMAMAHVAASVPNLDYACDTHYPWQEPDEEVIKGGKLPIVDGCVSITRAPGLGLELDYDQLGKLNDQYHSCGIRQRDDVKQMQKYQPDWKAVKPRY; translated from the coding sequence TTGAAAATCACACGTGTGACCGTCACCCCTATCGCCTTTCGCGACCCGCCGCTGCTCAACGCCAGCGGTATCCACGAACCCTTTGCTCTGCGCTCGATCATCGAAGTAGAGACCGATAATGGCTACATCGGCCTCGGTGAAAGCTACGGCGATGCACCGGCACTGGCGATTCAGCAACAAGTGCAAAACCAGTTGCTGGGCCTTGATCCCTTTAACCTGAACCAGTTGCGCAGCATCGTTCAGGCCACCGTAGCGGCGCACAAACCGGCCAGCCTGGCAGGTGCCGAACTGGCGCCAGGCTCACACGCCAGCAAAGCGGTGAGCAATGCTTACTCGGCCTTCGAGGTCGCGTTTCTGGACGTGCAGGCGCGTTCGATGAACATGCCGTTGGTGGACCTGCTGGGCGGTGCGATTCGCGAACAGATTCCTTTCAGCGCCTACCTGTTCTTCAAATATGCGCAACACGCCGATGCGCCCTACAAGCCGGATAGCTGGGGCGAAGCGCTGAACGAGGAACAGATCGTCGCGCAGGCCCGGCGCATGATCGATACCTACGGTTTCAAGAGCATCAAACTCAAGGCCGGCGCACTGCGACCGGAACACGAAGTGTCGTGCATCAAGGCGTTGAAAAAGGCCTTTCCCGGTTATCCGCTGCGCATCGATCCCAACGGCAACTGGTCGCTGGAAACCTCGATTCGCATGGCTGAACTGCTGGGTGATGATTTGCAGTACTACGAAGACCCGACGCCAGGCCTGGACGGCATGTCCGAACTGCACAAGCGCACCGGCCTGCCGCTGGCAACCAACATGGTGGTCACCGATTTCGACGAATTCCGCCGTAGCGTGGCCCTCGACAGCGTGCAGATTGTGCTCGCCGACCACCATTACTGGGGCGGTCTGCGCGACACCCAAGTGCTGGCGAAAATGTGCGACACCTTTGGCGTCGGTGTCTCGATGCACTCCAACTCGCACTTGGGCATCAGCCTCATGGCCATGGCTCACGTGGCAGCCTCAGTGCCCAATCTGGATTACGCCTGCGACACGCACTACCCGTGGCAGGAACCGGACGAGGAAGTGATAAAAGGCGGCAAACTGCCGATTGTCGACGGTTGCGTCAGTATCACCCGCGCACCTGGCCTGGGCCTTGAACTGGATTACGACCAGTTGGGCAAGCTGAATGACCAATACCACAGCTGCGGCATTCGTCAGCGCGATGATGTGAAGCAGATGCAGAAGTACCAGCCGGACTGGAAGGCCGTGAAGCCGAGGTATTGA
- a CDS encoding MFS transporter, translated as MLARAASKVKRHVLPLFVVMFIVNYIDRVNIGFVRSHLETDLGIGAAAYGLGAGLFFVGYALFEVPSNMLLQRYGARAWLTRIMFTWGAAAMAMAFVQGETSFYVLRFILGAAEAGFFPGIIYYFTQWLPSADRGKAMALFLSGSAIASVVSGPLSGALLGVEGLNLHGWQWMFLIEGFASIVLCGFVWFWLQSHPHEATWLSDEEKTALTSAIAEEQRLREATQTVRPTLFRLLADRQIMLFCFIYFSIALTIYGATFWLPSMIRKMGSFSDFEVGLFNSVPWIISIVAMYGFAALAARFKHQQAWVAVTLVIASLGMFMSTIGGPVFAFVAICFAAIGFKAASALFWPIPQGYLDARIAAAVIALINSIGNLGGFVAPTTFGFLEQTTGSIQGGLYGLAATSLLAAVVIFFARTTPRGDTRHPPKAGLTGPHTAAPLATPSSLKP; from the coding sequence GTGCTAGCCCGTGCCGCGTCCAAGGTGAAACGCCACGTACTGCCGCTGTTCGTGGTGATGTTCATCGTCAACTATATCGACCGGGTCAACATCGGTTTTGTACGCAGTCATCTGGAAACCGATCTGGGCATTGGTGCTGCGGCCTATGGGCTGGGCGCAGGCTTGTTCTTTGTCGGGTACGCGCTGTTTGAAGTGCCGTCCAACATGCTGCTGCAACGTTATGGCGCCCGCGCCTGGCTGACCCGCATCATGTTTACCTGGGGCGCAGCGGCCATGGCCATGGCCTTCGTGCAGGGCGAAACCAGCTTCTACGTACTGCGTTTTATCCTGGGTGCGGCTGAAGCAGGCTTCTTTCCAGGCATTATTTATTACTTCACGCAGTGGCTTCCTTCGGCTGATCGCGGCAAGGCCATGGCGCTGTTTCTTAGCGGTTCCGCGATTGCTTCGGTGGTCTCCGGCCCGCTATCGGGCGCACTCTTGGGCGTCGAAGGGCTGAACCTGCACGGCTGGCAATGGATGTTCCTGATCGAGGGCTTCGCCTCCATCGTGCTGTGCGGGTTTGTCTGGTTCTGGTTGCAGTCACACCCGCACGAAGCGACCTGGCTCAGCGATGAAGAAAAAACTGCGCTGACCAGCGCGATTGCCGAAGAACAACGGCTGCGCGAGGCCACGCAGACTGTGCGGCCGACCCTGTTCAGGTTGCTGGCGGACCGGCAAATCATGCTGTTCTGCTTCATCTATTTTTCAATAGCCCTGACCATTTACGGCGCCACGTTCTGGCTACCGAGCATGATCCGCAAGATGGGCAGTTTCAGCGACTTCGAGGTCGGGCTGTTCAACTCGGTGCCGTGGATCATCTCGATTGTCGCCATGTATGGCTTTGCCGCCCTCGCTGCACGCTTCAAGCACCAACAGGCATGGGTCGCCGTCACACTGGTGATCGCTTCGCTCGGCATGTTCATGTCCACCATTGGCGGGCCTGTCTTCGCGTTTGTCGCCATCTGTTTCGCCGCCATTGGCTTCAAGGCCGCATCGGCGCTGTTCTGGCCGATCCCGCAGGGCTATCTGGATGCGCGCATCGCCGCAGCGGTCATCGCGCTGATCAATTCCATCGGCAACCTCGGCGGCTTCGTCGCACCCACGACCTTCGGCTTTCTTGAGCAGACCACCGGCTCGATCCAGGGTGGCCTCTATGGGCTTGCCGCCACTTCGCTGCTGGCTGCCGTGGTGATCTTCTTCGCACGTACCACCCCGCGAGGCGACACGCGTCACCCACCGAAAGCCGGGTTGACCGGGCCGCACACTGCCGCCCCACTCGCGACCCCTTCCAGCCTCAAGCCCTGA
- a CDS encoding LysR substrate-binding domain-containing protein, with translation MFELSQLRCFTTVATELNFRRAAERLNMTQPPLSRQIQLLEHNLGVELFTRSTRSVALTAAGRAFFIEAQTLLERAQQAAMSARRFAEGDIGSVTISFVGSAVYEFLPRVIAEARLKQPQVKISLTEMNTYQQHEALRARRIDLGIMRAPLFQPGYESECLVREPFVLAVPGNHPLAHAQSVRVEDLDGAPFLMYSHSAYPPFNELLTGMFRSARVAPEYVQWLGSSLTILALVNAGMGLALVPRCATNVVFKDVVFRDIDLGEGVQSELHLAWRSGNDNPACRMLLEAIRAAVRADER, from the coding sequence ATGTTTGAGCTTTCCCAGCTTCGCTGCTTCACCACGGTGGCCACCGAGCTGAATTTTCGGCGCGCCGCCGAACGCCTCAATATGACTCAGCCACCCCTTAGCCGGCAGATTCAGCTACTGGAACACAACCTGGGCGTTGAGCTGTTCACCCGCAGTACCCGGAGCGTCGCCTTGACTGCCGCAGGCCGGGCCTTTTTCATCGAGGCGCAGACCTTGCTGGAGCGCGCGCAGCAAGCGGCGATGTCGGCGCGGCGCTTTGCAGAAGGCGATATCGGTTCGGTGACGATCAGCTTTGTCGGCAGTGCGGTGTATGAATTTCTGCCCAGGGTAATCGCCGAAGCGCGGCTCAAGCAGCCGCAGGTCAAGATTTCCCTGACTGAAATGAATACCTATCAGCAGCATGAAGCGCTCAGGGCCCGGCGCATTGATCTGGGGATTATGCGTGCGCCGCTGTTTCAACCGGGTTACGAGAGCGAGTGCCTGGTGCGCGAGCCATTTGTACTGGCGGTGCCGGGGAATCATCCGTTGGCCCATGCACAGTCGGTCAGGGTTGAGGACCTCGATGGTGCGCCGTTTTTGATGTACTCGCATTCGGCCTATCCACCGTTCAACGAACTGCTGACCGGTATGTTTCGTTCCGCACGAGTGGCACCGGAGTATGTCCAATGGCTGGGATCGTCACTGACTATTCTGGCGCTGGTCAACGCCGGGATGGGGCTGGCTCTGGTTCCGCGTTGCGCGACCAATGTGGTTTTCAAGGATGTAGTGTTCCGCGACATTGATCTGGGCGAAGGCGTGCAGAGTGAGTTGCATCTGGCCTGGCGCTCGGGCAATGACAACCCGGCCTGCAGGATGCTGCTTGAAGCGATCCGCGCAGCGGTCAGGGCGGATGAAAGGTGA
- a CDS encoding putative bifunctional diguanylate cyclase/phosphodiesterase, protein MPRKRLGALRILMSVSNDNPRLLQAQYVALSRQLPLMYFVLLVNTWALAYTHLLIAPKWLTLMAPALLTVICSIRARKWLLTVNKPTPSPQLILKTLRGTNGLAGVIAAGFAAWSLSLYPYGDAYAQAHVAFFMGITVIVCIFCMMHLRPAALTTAVVVNTAFVIFFASSHNLTFIATAVNIVLVSISMLIILQYQYRDFTRLVDVQVKTEQLGNENLQLANQDSLTGLPNRRQFFQTLDTAMQQAVHQQTGLAVGVLDLDGFKPVNDLYGHRTGDRLLILVAERLMTASSDTVHVSRLGGDEFALVMKGDVSKEALVAFGKRLCDLMHESFELSDMPIQIGATLGMATFPGTADNATQLFEYADYALYQGKNHNPGTACLFSVAHREQLHADGITEQALRRANLDSEFHVLFQPIIESCTRETVAFEALARWNSPELGPVSPAQFIPIAERIGMINKLTAPLLTQALQKALSWPAPIRLSFNLSAHDCATCESVNLIVGIIETSGFDASRLDLEITETAIMQDIAQVQQAITQFRQLGCGISLDDFGTGYSSLSQLHALALTKLKIDRSFVTGVHNNPASYKIVKSLVALSLDMSLGCVIEGVETQDELNALTSLGCTLVQGFFYSPPISFEETLIWLDTPDNERTFGGAASCRI, encoded by the coding sequence ATGCCGAGAAAACGATTGGGTGCCTTGCGCATCCTGATGTCTGTGTCCAACGATAATCCAAGGCTTTTGCAGGCCCAGTATGTTGCGTTGTCCCGTCAACTGCCGTTGATGTACTTCGTGCTGTTGGTCAATACCTGGGCATTGGCCTACACCCATTTATTGATCGCACCCAAGTGGCTGACCCTGATGGCTCCCGCGCTGCTGACGGTTATTTGCAGCATCCGTGCGCGCAAATGGTTGCTGACGGTCAACAAACCAACGCCTTCGCCGCAGCTCATCCTCAAGACATTGCGTGGCACCAACGGTCTGGCTGGCGTCATCGCCGCCGGGTTTGCAGCCTGGTCACTGTCGCTTTACCCCTATGGAGACGCTTACGCGCAGGCGCATGTCGCCTTTTTCATGGGTATCACCGTTATCGTATGCATCTTCTGCATGATGCACCTGCGGCCTGCTGCGTTGACCACAGCAGTGGTCGTCAATACGGCGTTCGTGATCTTCTTTGCCTCTTCCCACAATCTGACGTTTATCGCCACCGCCGTGAACATCGTGTTGGTGTCGATCAGCATGTTGATCATTCTTCAGTATCAGTACCGCGATTTCACCAGACTGGTGGACGTTCAGGTCAAGACCGAACAACTGGGCAACGAGAACCTGCAACTGGCTAACCAGGACAGCCTGACCGGCCTGCCTAACCGCAGGCAGTTTTTTCAGACGCTGGATACCGCGATGCAGCAAGCCGTGCATCAGCAGACAGGGCTGGCGGTGGGTGTTCTGGATCTGGATGGGTTCAAGCCGGTCAATGACCTTTACGGGCATCGCACCGGCGACCGGTTATTGATACTGGTGGCCGAGCGCCTGATGACAGCGTCAAGTGACACTGTGCATGTATCGCGTCTGGGCGGTGACGAGTTTGCACTGGTCATGAAAGGCGATGTCAGCAAGGAAGCGCTCGTGGCATTCGGCAAGCGATTGTGCGACCTCATGCATGAAAGCTTTGAACTGTCGGATATGCCGATCCAGATTGGCGCGACGCTGGGCATGGCAACCTTTCCCGGCACTGCCGATAACGCGACACAGCTGTTCGAATACGCCGACTACGCGCTGTATCAGGGCAAGAACCACAATCCCGGAACAGCCTGTCTGTTTTCGGTCGCTCACCGTGAACAACTGCACGCTGACGGTATCACTGAGCAGGCACTGCGACGGGCCAATCTCGACAGCGAGTTCCACGTGCTGTTTCAGCCGATCATCGAAAGCTGCACCCGTGAAACGGTAGCCTTCGAAGCCTTGGCGCGCTGGAACAGTCCGGAACTCGGTCCGGTGTCGCCTGCGCAGTTTATTCCGATCGCCGAACGTATCGGCATGATCAACAAGCTCACTGCACCGTTGCTGACTCAGGCGTTGCAAAAAGCGCTGTCCTGGCCGGCGCCAATCAGGTTGTCATTCAATCTATCGGCGCATGACTGCGCGACCTGCGAAAGCGTCAATCTGATTGTCGGGATCATCGAGACCAGCGGCTTTGATGCTTCTCGGCTGGATCTGGAAATTACCGAAACGGCCATCATGCAGGACATCGCTCAGGTGCAGCAGGCAATTACCCAGTTCCGCCAACTGGGTTGTGGTATTTCGCTGGATGACTTCGGCACAGGTTATTCGAGCCTCAGCCAGTTGCACGCGCTGGCCCTGACCAAGCTCAAGATCGACCGCAGTTTCGTCACAGGCGTACACAACAATCCGGCCAGCTACAAGATTGTCAAATCGCTGGTCGCGCTGAGTCTGGACATGTCCCTGGGCTGTGTGATCGAAGGCGTTGAAACGCAGGACGAGCTGAACGCATTGACTTCTCTGGGATGCACCTTGGTGCAGGGCTTCTTTTACAGCCCGCCGATCAGTTTCGAAGAGACTCTGATCTGGCTCGACACACCGGATAACGAGCGCACATTCGGTGGCGCCGCCTCCTGCCGGATCTGA